In Streptococcus parasuis, the following proteins share a genomic window:
- the tsaD gene encoding tRNA (adenosine(37)-N6)-threonylcarbamoyltransferase complex transferase subunit TsaD has translation MKDRLILAIETSCDETSVAVLRNDAELLSNVIASQIASHQRFGGVVPEVASRHHVEVITACIEEALLEAEVTAEDLTAVAVTYGPGLVGALLVGISAAKAFAWANGLPLIPVNHMAGHLMAARAVKELEFPLLALLVSGGHTELVYVSEAGDYKIVGETRDDAVGEAYDKVGRVMGLPYPAGRVIDELAHEGQDIYDFPRAMIKEDNLEFSFSGLKSAFINLCHNAQQKGESLSNVDLSASFQACVLDILMAKTKKALEKYPVKTLVVAGGVAANQGLRERLAAEITDVEVIIPPLRLCGDNAGMIALAAVSEYNKENFAGWDLNAKPSLAFPQK, from the coding sequence CAATGTCATTGCCAGCCAGATTGCCAGCCACCAGCGGTTTGGTGGGGTGGTGCCCGAGGTGGCCAGCCGTCACCATGTGGAAGTGATAACGGCCTGTATCGAGGAGGCCTTGTTGGAGGCGGAGGTGACGGCAGAGGACTTGACGGCTGTGGCGGTGACCTATGGGCCTGGCTTGGTCGGTGCCTTGCTAGTCGGGATTTCGGCTGCCAAGGCATTTGCCTGGGCTAACGGTCTGCCACTCATTCCTGTCAATCACATGGCAGGGCATTTGATGGCGGCGCGTGCGGTCAAGGAATTGGAGTTTCCGCTTTTGGCCCTCTTGGTCAGTGGAGGACACACGGAGTTGGTCTATGTGTCAGAAGCGGGCGACTACAAGATTGTCGGTGAAACGCGAGATGATGCGGTCGGCGAGGCCTATGACAAGGTAGGACGGGTCATGGGTCTGCCCTATCCAGCTGGTCGTGTCATCGATGAATTGGCTCATGAGGGGCAAGACATTTATGACTTCCCTCGTGCTATGATAAAAGAAGATAATCTGGAGTTTTCTTTTTCTGGACTCAAATCCGCCTTTATCAACCTCTGCCACAATGCCCAGCAGAAAGGGGAATCCTTGTCCAATGTGGACCTGTCAGCCTCATTTCAAGCCTGTGTCTTAGATATTCTTATGGCGAAGACCAAGAAGGCCTTGGAAAAATACCCTGTTAAAACCTTGGTCGTGGCGGGTGGTGTTGCAGCCAATCAGGGCTTGCGGGAGCGGTTGGCGGCTGAAATTACCGATGTGGAGGTTATTATTCCCCCGCTTCGCCTCTGCGGTGACAATGCAGGTATGATTGCCTTGGCAGCAGTCAGTGAATACAACAAGGAAAACTTTGCTGGCTGGGACCTCAATGCCAAGCCTAGCTTAGCTTTTCCGCAAAAATAA